Below is a window of Ahaetulla prasina isolate Xishuangbanna chromosome 1, ASM2864084v1, whole genome shotgun sequence DNA.
cttctatctttcccagAAGAAAATAAACCTTACCAAGGTTGCATGTAGAAGCTGGGATGATGGTGATGGAGGGGGAGAACTAAATTCACTAATAAGCCTATATGCATAttcacgtgtgtgtgtatgtgtgtgtgcgatataatatgtatgtatgtatgtatgtatgtatgtatgtatgtatgtttatatgtatgtatgtatgtatcactcACACAATTCTTTTTCTGATTCTGAAGGAGGAACCTACAAGTTATTCCTAGGCTCAGTTCATGATTTTAAAGGCTTTACATTTGAAATCTCAATCTGCCTGGTTCTTAATATTGGTAGGAGTGGCTTTTCTAAAAATGTTCCCACCTCGTAGAGGACTATTTATCAAAAAGACGGAGAACAAGGCTTTTTTGATCTCTCTTTCAAAGTGGGGAATGAAATCCTACTGTTGGAGTTTTCAAATGGGATTAATCATCATCGCCAGTGTGTTCCTGGCTGGAATTCAAGGACTTAATTAtcccctttaaagcccttcatggcttggggctGAATTACctggcttcttgagttgtttccaTCCATCCAATTGGGTCAGGCAAATTGAGCATGCTGTGAGTCATAAAACAAGAAATGTTGGCTGGCAAGAACCAGGGGACAGGCCTTCCCTGCCACAGCCCTGCCCTCTGAAATATTCTCCCTTCAGATTTCAGGATGACCTCAACTCTGTTGGCTTTTCATAAGGCTGTAAAGACTTGGTTGTTTGCCCAGGCATGAGTATATTAAGGGCCTTGTTTCCTGGCTATATTAACATCCCTAATAACAGTTTTACTTGgtgccatatatatttattttatactgtttaaattgttttaaattatttttatgacttACGATGTACAGTCTCTTGTTCAGAcaggtggctatagaaatcaaataaagttaaataagtaaatacttAAACTCTTTTAATCTTAACAGCTAGACTCCTGAAATTCTTTAAGAACTAAATCCTGGAGCTGCATGTCTGTTAGAAAATTATATTGGAGATAATTACTTGGGAGATAAAAGTATTTTTGAGTTTGTTTATTCATGTCTTTTATGTCCATGAAGGGTGGGTGTTCTTCGCTACCAAACTATTCAGCTACTAAAAACTAGATGCTCAGGAGCATCTAGGGGTATGTTACTGTGTAATATTGGGgaatgcccagtggtgggttgcccccggtttggtagtaaaaccggcgagaGGCTCCACCTGCTGACTGGGACATCGTCATAGGCaatatgtgcatgcgcagaagcacccatgctcccattgtgaaccagtagtaaaggtaagtaaagcccacccctggaaacGCCTtctgggatggggatggggagctATTTTACCCTTGCAATTTTTCTGACAtatattttactttgttttgtCCACATGCAGGTTACAGTTGGTTCAAAACTGTTTCATCTCCAGCTTCCTGCAAGATTTTGTTTGAAAATATTGGGAGGCAAGTAAAGAGAAAATTTAGATCTGCAAAGCTATTCCCttctacaataaaataaaaggcatTTATTAGCATTCTCCCGGTCCATCCCACAATTCATTTGTAACCTGTAAGCACAACAGAAGTCATGAATTGGAAATACTTGGCTTaataagaaaagagagaagactgAGTAGTGTTTGGAATATGGCTTGCTGTTTCCAGCTGAATTGTGGGTGGAATGATAAATGTAATGCTTTGCCAAGAATTAATTGCATAgatttcaaaattaaaatcaaGAACTTGCAGAGATCTTAAACAATGGATGGTTATAGAAAGACAGATTCACTGGCCCTCAAATAACAGGACTGCTGTCTAGAAAAATCAAAGCATTAGACATGTCTTCACCGCTTTGAAAATTGAAAGCATTATATGGTCACCAATCTTATACCAAACTTTTGGCAGTTCCCAATCAAGAATTAAAACAATATCActtataaaataacataaaaatcaCATTAAAAGTATTAAAACTTTAAACATTAGAAACAGAAATTGGAGACCAAGTTAAAACTTCTGGCATGTGGTCATCTCATCCTTGTCTCAATTCTTGAGGGAAAAGGTCAGGTCTTCAGTGCTTCAGAAGGCTAGTGGGAACAGTGTTGCATAGGACAAGGGCTACAGAAAAGCACATTTCCCATAAGGTGGCAATGTTTAAGGAAATGGACGAGAAGCTATGTAAGTTGGACGGACAGCTAGATGTCCTTAAGGAAAGGAGGCCCCATAGATAATTTGGCCCTGTGCCATATATTCAGTTTTGCTTAGATTTCACTTTGTTGGAACTGgatgaactggagaaaaaaagaatactgAAAATTGGACTTTGTCAGTTTAAATTTATTGCTGCAAGAATATTTTTGACATTTCCGTGGTATTCATGGGTTCATAAGGCATGAAGACGCACTCAGCAGGGAATTTCAGAACTGAGTGGGACAAACAGCCTGTCAGTTCAATGTGACATTTTACAGAGAAATATGTGCTTTGAAACTAACAATAAGTGCTTTGTTCTGTCATATAATTTAGCTTTGATGCACTGCCCTTGGTAATTATTAGAATAAATGTTATGTATTGTGGGATCTGAACTATTTAGGGAATACCAAGGATTTCTTCTGTAGAATTAAGTTCCCATGCAGAATCCCAAAGACAGCATGGGGAAATTGCTTACCATATTAATAAGAACATACAGAATTATCTGTAGTTCCAATACATCTGAATTGCTTCTTAACGCTCAAAGAATTTGGCAATTGGTTTTACATGGAGGTTATTCATCCACAACCAAATGTAAACTCTACAGGAAGAATATGCTTTAAACTGTAGAAGATGTTGTTGAGTTTAGTATAATTGGGTAAGTTTAACAGTATATCTCTATTAATATGGCATTTTCAAAACTGCTCTTTTCTGCTATATATTATTGATTGAAAATTCTGAATTTATACATATTATTCTAATAGCTGCTGACAAACAATTATGCCAGATGCTGTGTGCAATAAATTGgacattgttttgttttacacATCCCTTTgggtctaataataataataataataataataataataataataataataataataataataataataataataataataataataataataataatacatcacgcagtcctaaacatttgggaagtgttcgactactgatctgtgatacgaaatccagcataattatcttgtttgctgtgtatactgtcattttgtgtaaataaaataacaacaacaacaacaacaacaacaacaaagttggaagggaccttggaagtcttctagtccaaccccctgcccaggcaggaaaccctacaccatttcagacaaattgttgatTTGTGATCCTTAATTTGGATCACATAGATTCATCCCTTTAACTGCCTATCTTGCAGTATTTTCTATCCTGATGTGTCATTCAGTAATAATAATGAAGAAATGCTAATAGATTGGAAGGATATTGATATTTCATGATATAAGTCTCCACCTCCTGGGTCAATATCTTCTTCTAGCCTGGTGGTTGACATGATTTATATCTTTGATCAAGTCTAAGATGAAGACCTTGGGTCTTTGCATTTACTATTCCATAAAGTaacaacttagcagttcaaaagcatgcaaaaaaatgtaagtagaaaaatagagacaaccttggtgggaaggtaacagtgttctatgcgcctttggcgtttagtcatgaaagccacatgaccatggaattgtcatcagatggtgctggctctttggtttagaaacagagatgagcaccatcccctagaatcaggcacgactagcacgtatgtgcgaggggaacctttacctttaaaataaCAACATTTTCTTCCTGCAACAGCCTTTTGACTTTGGGATGTATTTATTTCTAGTTCAGTTTTGCCTTGATTAAAACTCCAGTCTGTTTCCCATGGATATTTTCTTATGGATGTATGAGTGCGGTTGTCAGGCCCAAGCCCTAAGATGACACAGTGAAATCCAGTTGAGTCCAATCATTTATTTGCTTATACTGAATGGATAGAATCTTGTTAAACTAAAGCTATAACCTAAACTAATATGTACGTCCTAAGAGAGTCTATGATGTGGCTACCCTGAATGTCTTTCCACCTCCCTTCTCTAACTCAGACTGTGCAGTCTCTTTAATCTGAGCTTCTTACTGGGAAAGCTCTATGTTGCCAAAACTCCTATCCACTGCTTCTCCACACTCCATCACACTGATAtaatatggttaaaaaaaaaccccaaacatatGGCCCCATTGTGGGTATTTCTCATAGTGGAGACATCTGCTCCACTATGGAGACATTATTTCTAAGGAATAATCCTATCTCAGTTTTACCTTCCTTCTCTCAATCATagctatcttatgatttatcacttgttgtctgtatcttatgatttatgatctaggaCTTATCACTTTATGGTTTGTATATACACTGAGACCTTATgcatcagagacaaattccttgtgtgtccaatcacacttggccaataaagaatgtaCCAATTTCAATATTCCAATATTCAGACACAGTACCACAGCACTCCGTACATAGGATTTAAcgattatttaaaaatgttttgtcaCTCGATTTGTACTTGAAATGTTTAAGAGAACATGTAATAATAATTTCTGCATTCTTTCAGTTTCCAGACTGTTATTGTGATTCAATGGGAAACAGCACATGGGTGACAGAATTCATACTCACTAGATTGACTGATGATCCACAATTACAACTCCTCCTCTTTGTGATATTTTTTGCTATTTATGTCCTGACTCTGGTGGGAAATGTGGGCATGATTGCTTTAATCAGGACCAGTCCTCCACTCCACACACCAATGTACTTTTTCCTCATCAATTTATCATTCCTGGATATCTGCTATTCATCGTCTGTAACCCCAAAGTTCCTTTCCAATCTTTTAAAAGAGAATAAAGCTATTTCTTTTGCAGGTTGCTTTACTCAGCTTTACTTTTATGGTCTATTTGCCACCACAGAGTGCTACCTTCTAGCAGTGATGGCCTATGACCGCTATGTAGCCATCTGCAATCCTCTATTCTACTTCATCATCATGTCCCCCCAAAAACGTATCCAACTTACAGCATTTTCTTATATTGCCGGGATCATCAATGCTTTAGTACACACAACTGCTGCATCTCAATTACACTATTGTGGCCCAAACATCATTAAGAATTTTTATTGTGAACTTCCTCCCATATTAGAACTTGCCTGTTCAAACATTAGCCTTAATGAACTTTTGATGTTTATACTTATTGGGTTCAATGTAATAACAACTATCCTGACCATTCTTATCTCTTACACTTACATCCTGGTCACCATTTTAAAGGACCACTCTGCCAAGAGTCATCGGAAAGCCCTCTCCACTTGTACATCTCATCTCATGGTCATTGGCATTTTCTACGGGTGTGGTAGCTTTATCTATGCACGACCAAGCTCTAGACAGTCTCACCATGTAGACCAAATGGCTTCCCTATTTTATATAGTGGTGATCCCCATGCTAAATCCCTTGATTTATAGCCTGAGGAACCAGGAGGTCAGAACTGCCATCAGAAAAGTCCTACAAAAAAGAGCTAtgtccatttatttttaaatcaaactGTTAACAAAGTACATTTACATGAGATATTGTTGTATTTCaagaaataaaggtaaaggtaaaggttcccctcgcacatacgtgctagtcgttgccgattctagggggcggtgctcatcttcgtttcaaagccgaagagccagcgctgtccgaagacatctccgtggtcatgtgccggcatgactcaacgccaaaggcgcacggaacgctgttaccttcccaccaaaggtggtccctattttttctacttgcatttttatgtgctttcgaaactgctaggttggcagaagtaacgggagctcactctgttacatggcactatagggatttgaactgctgagctgctgacctttcgatcgacaagctcaacgtcctagcccctgagccaccgcatcccttatttCAAGAACTACATGCTGGTAAAAGTGTGTATATAGGTGTATTTATATACACCATTTATATAGGTGTATATTTTCTTGTAGCACAatagtatggccttaccaaaacattataaagtggtattatcacgtgaagtgttaataccactttataatgccttggtaaggccacacttggaatactgcatccagttttggtcaccatgatataaaaaagaggttgagactctagaaagagtgcaaagaagaggaacaaagatgattaggcgactggaacgcttgctggaattgggtgtgtctagtttaatgaaaagaaggacatgatagctcaggggctgccacaaagaagaggagcaaCTGAgctcaggacaagaaacaatggatggaaactaatcaaggagagaagcaatctagaactaagaagaaattttctgtcaaaacaatgaaccagtggaacaacttgcctccagaagttggaaattttccaacactggaagtttttaagaagagattggacaaccatttgtctgaaatgctatagggtttcctgcctgagcagggggttggactagaagaccttcaaggtcccttccaactctgttattctattctattctattctgtagtctGCATGCCTAGGTATTGAGAAAAGCTTCCATGTGTTCATTCTGGCTTATTCTCTGTTGTGTGCATATAGAATTCTAACTTGAATTCATTCAAGttggaaatatttatataaaatgataCTGACATATTACTTTTTGAAAGCAATACATATGAATGAATTAATCATTTTGTTTACCACTTCTTTTCTATCATATgtccatatttttatttcttcaagtTTAGGTAGCAGAGCTATAATTTTATCTTATGGTTCCATAAGTTTCAAAATTATatgtgttctatttttttttgttagtaTCATTACCAAATGCTGTAATCATGGATTTAAAGGATATGATGTGTAATCTAGGATATCCTATAGCTTGCTATTTTTCATAATAAAATTAGGCTAATCCCAGAGAGCTATCTGAAAAACAGCCCTGTGGTATCATATTTCTCTTCATTGTCTCAATAAATTATATTACGCCAATAATTTTACAGCATTGATTTAATAAAATAGAAGATTCAGGTAAAATCTTCTACCATCATTTATGATACAGAAATTGTTTATCCTGATCTTTTTCTGGGGTGCTTTTCACCTTCCTAGACTAATTTCTATTTGATATTTCCCAGAATTCTTTCATTCAAATATCATTATCTTTTATATTAGTAGAAAGTAAAAAGTCCATCAAAATATCACccaacccctcatttcaaccctgagctacaaatattttcctttattgatcTCATAGGAGATCCTCCTTAAGGTTAAAATAATTACTCCTTATTTAGGAACAGTATCTACAGTATTTCTAGCAATGTTTAATATGTTTCTACTTAAAGGATGAAATggaattaaaataagaaatatttcccttcttcatccatttttctGTCTCCAACTTTTTAGCTGAAAATCTTTCAATTATTTTAGGAAAGCTTACAAAAGCTAGATAAACCGGTTTCTACAATAAGAGGGTTCCTTGCCATTTTTCTCACAGAGCTTTCTGAAGTTGTTAGAAAAATAATTGTGGGGGAGGTGAGAAGAAAGCTCAGGTGAAAAAATTGTCACCTAAATATCGGAGTTCTTTGTAACATACTGGAGAAGATGATCTAAAGGATTGCATTATCAAAATGTTATCTTTGGCaataaatagaaaatacattTATGTAAAACAGAAATGACATCATTTTAGACGTTGCTGCTCATAATATCTGGATGAAAATGTTACTGCTgaggaaactaaaaaaaaaatgcaacactaTTGTAGCACCAGTTGGACACCATTCTTGAACAAGTATCACAGTAGTCTATGGTAGGTTTGAATAGCGGTCTGTCTTCAAATTTTCTCTTGCTGCCTAACCTTCCCCCAAGATTGAGGATGTAGCAGAAATGTCAGGAAATATAATTGCTTGTATCTCCTTTCCACATATTTATAGATTACATTAATTAAACAGTAAGGGTCTTGATTTCCAATTATACATGCCATGATTTGACACTGATGTGTGATTTATGAAACATTTTATAATAAAACAAAGCAAGcatggttattttaaaaaaagggaaggtaATTAATAAAACACAGAAATTTCCTTATGTGATACAAAGTAACATTACCTTAAGTAATAACACcgctcaaattattatttttattatatttaggcACATCATGTGAAGAGCTAGCTTTCTTGAGAACTCTGGGAAATAAcattgggaaagatggaaaggaagaaaagtaaaTGGGTGGACACAATTACAATGCTGATGAGTGGATCATTGGGGCAAATAAACCCAGAGAAGTTCTATCTTTGTGGCTGAAAAGGTCAGTACTGATTTGATGGCACACAATCAGTCAAAAAGACAGAATGATGCAGGATCCACTTAGCCTTATGATATGTTAATGGTATAACCAGTCCCTACTTCTCTTCTATCAAAATGCCATTGGCTATCTAGCTGACATGGACTTCAATCCTCTTCAATCATTCTGTCTTTGAAATGTTGCAACATTATGCCAGATGGTCATTTTAAAAGTATTGAAAAATATTTCCCAACATCTACTGGAGAAAGCTTTCACATGAATGATAATCTCCATTTTTTTCATAACTCCTAGTCTAAATAGAATACTGGATTGCCCATCACCATAGAAGGGATCATTGACCATCCCAAGGAGGAGACAGCCTTTGTTATAATCAATGGATCATAAAAAATAACTCTGAACAAGACAGCTAACGAAAGGAATTATTTGTTCTTTCGAATTTGGGAACACTATTGTGTTAGCAGAGTAATTGtccaaataaacaaggaaaaagaaatccacttttcatttttttaaaaaaattgattaacgcaataaacaagaaaaaaattatttgagtTTAGTTATAATTACtacatattttataataattaacAATGACAAATTAATTACTTCCATATCTTTTAAATCACAGTACCTTTCCAGCAGATAGCTGAATTAATTGACCCATAAATTCTTGGGTTAGTCCAAACAAGGCTCTTAGTATACAAACACACTTACTAATAAAATATCATGTTGAATTATATGGCACTCTCCTATGAGTTACTCTCCCATTTTCCTGCtacttctgtgttttatttttatacttttgaaAACACTAGAAGGATCAGATGGTATTGTGGATCATCCATCAGGAAGTGCCCTATGAATACTAGGACATTGCTATCACAACAGCCTAGCT
It encodes the following:
- the LOC131184223 gene encoding olfactory receptor 5AP2-like, with amino-acid sequence MGNSTWVTEFILTRLTDDPQLQLLLFVIFFAIYVLTLVGNVGMIALIRTSPPLHTPMYFFLINLSFLDICYSSSVTPKFLSNLLKENKAISFAGCFTQLYFYGLFATTECYLLAVMAYDRYVAICNPLFYFIIMSPQKRIQLTAFSYIAGIINALVHTTAASQLHYCGPNIIKNFYCELPPILELACSNISLNELLMFILIGFNVITTILTILISYTYILVTILKDHSAKSHRKALSTCTSHLMVIGIFYGCGSFIYARPSSRQSHHVDQMASLFYIVVIPMLNPLIYSLRNQEVRTAIRKVLQKRAMSIYF